One window of the Natronomonas marina genome contains the following:
- a CDS encoding YeaH/YhbH family protein: MGLRDDLDRYREVGEAKRQDLSEFIQYGDLGQSRPDEVKIPIKIVDLPEFVYDPRDQGGVGQGQGGTPDVGDPVGEPQPQPGDGDDEGDGDEPGEEGGDHEYYEMDPKEFAKELDEELGLDLEPKGKKVIEEKEGDFTDMTRTGPASTLDFERLFKQGLKRKLAMDFDGEYVREALRVDGWGPSRVFEWARSEHIPVSRAWIQDAYDSLPAEEMDRWDSIEEMQREVDRESTAARIRREGIDEIPFRREDERYRYPEIIEEREKNVVVVNIRDVSGSMRQAKRELVERTFTPLDWYLTGKYDNAEFVYIAHDADAWEVDREEFFGIRSGGGTRISSAYELAAELLEERYPWSEWNRYVFAAGDSENSSNDTDKNVIPLMEEIPANLHAYVETQPSGNAINATHAKEVDDHFDDAGNVAVAYVNGPEDVVDAIYTILSTEDES; this comes from the coding sequence ATGGGACTGAGAGACGACCTCGACCGCTACCGGGAGGTCGGCGAGGCCAAACGCCAGGACCTCTCGGAGTTCATCCAGTACGGCGACCTGGGTCAGTCGCGGCCCGACGAGGTGAAGATACCGATCAAGATCGTCGACCTGCCGGAGTTCGTCTACGACCCCCGCGACCAGGGCGGCGTCGGCCAGGGCCAGGGCGGGACGCCCGACGTGGGCGACCCCGTCGGCGAGCCACAGCCCCAGCCGGGCGACGGCGACGACGAGGGCGACGGCGACGAGCCCGGCGAGGAGGGTGGCGACCACGAGTACTACGAGATGGACCCCAAGGAGTTCGCCAAGGAACTCGACGAGGAACTCGGCCTCGACCTCGAACCGAAGGGCAAGAAGGTGATCGAGGAAAAGGAGGGCGACTTCACGGACATGACCCGAACGGGTCCGGCGAGCACGCTGGACTTCGAGCGGCTGTTCAAGCAGGGTCTCAAGCGCAAACTGGCGATGGACTTCGACGGCGAGTACGTCCGGGAGGCGCTGCGGGTCGACGGCTGGGGACCCTCGCGGGTCTTCGAGTGGGCCCGCAGTGAGCACATCCCGGTCTCGCGGGCCTGGATTCAGGACGCCTACGACTCGCTGCCGGCCGAGGAGATGGATCGCTGGGACTCCATCGAGGAGATGCAACGAGAGGTCGACCGCGAGTCGACGGCCGCGCGCATCCGCCGGGAGGGCATCGACGAGATCCCGTTCCGGCGGGAGGACGAGCGGTACCGCTACCCCGAAATCATCGAGGAGCGGGAGAAGAACGTCGTCGTCGTCAACATCCGCGACGTGTCGGGGTCGATGCGGCAGGCAAAGCGCGAACTGGTCGAGCGGACCTTCACGCCGCTGGACTGGTACCTGACCGGCAAGTACGACAACGCCGAGTTCGTCTACATCGCCCACGACGCCGACGCCTGGGAGGTCGACCGCGAGGAGTTCTTCGGCATCCGGTCGGGCGGCGGCACCCGCATCTCCAGCGCCTACGAACTGGCGGCGGAACTGCTGGAGGAGCGGTACCCCTGGAGCGAGTGGAACCGCTACGTCTTCGCGGCCGGGGACTCGGAGAACTCCTCGAACGACACCGACAAGAACGTCATCCCGCTGATGGAGGAGATACCGGCGAACCTCCACGCCTACGTGGAGACCCAGCCGTCGGGCAACGCCATCAACGCGACCCACGCCAAGGAGGTCGACGACCACTTCGACGACGCCGGAAACGTCGCTGTCGCCTACGTCAACGGCCCCGAGGACGTGGTCGACGCCATCTACACCATCCTCAGCACGGAGGACGAATCATGA
- a CDS encoding SpoVR family protein has protein sequence MSTDDRFRKQRIADELEEPAREARALAEKLGLRPFDVNYWVVDYDEMNELIAYGGFQHRYPHWRWGMGYDRQQKQTQFLGGKAFEIVNNDDPSNAFLQESNEMADQKAVITHVEAHADFFRNNEWFRMFGTSPDAAAMLERHSETVAEYMDDPEISREEVEAWIDHVLCLEDNIDQHREFSTAKQWQDDAATPEDFAEKLEEMDVSEEVRREVFDEAFVDAMTDDGEGPTFPPEPEKDLLAFLAAHGKAYDDETGKAADYEEWQREILEILRKEAYYFAPQKMTKVMNEGHAAYWESKMMADERFAAADEFVSYADHMAQVLGSPGLNPYKLGFELWQYVENRRNRREVVEHLLRVEGVTWRNFADTVDLDAVMELLEPDPVVADPVAHLDSLDPEDPRVDAEALDAARDGDIDLETYPWKLLTYEGLAERHYSLTKAQNRGFLKRVSQAELEQVSRYLFDTERYGSVEAAIADVDRAAGWDRMREVRESHNDVTFLDEFLTPEFVDENDYFTYEYTHTTRDFRVTSSEAADVKKKLMLQFTNFGKPTIAVQDGNFRNRNELLLAHHYNGVQLDVREAKQTLERVFELWGRPVALKTVVKELDEHDIEVARRRDKEPEPTERGKLIRFDGESFEEEDLPDEEIEDIAATDVDYDTKPDEWL, from the coding sequence ATGAGCACCGACGACCGTTTCAGAAAGCAGCGCATCGCCGACGAACTCGAAGAGCCCGCCCGGGAGGCCCGGGCGCTGGCCGAGAAACTCGGTCTCCGGCCGTTCGACGTCAACTACTGGGTCGTCGACTACGACGAGATGAACGAGCTCATCGCCTACGGCGGCTTCCAGCACCGCTACCCCCACTGGCGGTGGGGGATGGGCTACGACCGCCAGCAGAAACAGACCCAGTTCCTCGGCGGGAAGGCCTTCGAGATCGTCAACAACGACGACCCCTCGAACGCCTTCCTGCAGGAGTCCAACGAGATGGCCGATCAGAAGGCGGTCATCACGCACGTCGAGGCCCACGCAGACTTCTTCCGGAACAACGAGTGGTTCCGGATGTTCGGCACCTCGCCGGACGCCGCCGCCATGCTCGAACGGCACAGCGAGACGGTCGCCGAGTACATGGACGACCCCGAGATCTCCCGCGAGGAGGTCGAGGCCTGGATCGACCACGTCCTCTGTCTGGAGGACAACATCGACCAGCACCGCGAGTTCTCGACGGCCAAGCAGTGGCAGGACGACGCGGCGACCCCCGAGGACTTCGCCGAGAAGCTCGAGGAGATGGACGTCTCCGAGGAGGTCCGACGGGAGGTGTTCGACGAGGCGTTCGTCGACGCCATGACCGACGACGGCGAGGGACCGACGTTCCCGCCGGAACCCGAGAAGGACCTGCTCGCGTTCCTGGCCGCCCACGGAAAGGCCTACGACGACGAGACGGGGAAGGCCGCCGACTACGAGGAGTGGCAGCGGGAGATACTGGAGATCCTCCGCAAGGAGGCGTACTACTTCGCCCCCCAGAAGATGACGAAGGTGATGAACGAGGGCCACGCCGCGTACTGGGAATCGAAGATGATGGCCGACGAGCGGTTCGCGGCCGCCGACGAGTTCGTCTCCTACGCCGACCACATGGCGCAGGTGCTCGGCTCGCCGGGGCTGAACCCCTACAAGCTCGGCTTCGAGCTGTGGCAGTACGTCGAGAACCGGCGGAACCGCCGGGAGGTCGTCGAGCACCTCCTCCGCGTCGAGGGAGTCACCTGGCGGAACTTCGCCGACACGGTCGACCTCGATGCGGTGATGGAACTGCTCGAGCCGGACCCGGTGGTCGCCGACCCCGTCGCCCACCTCGATTCGCTGGATCCGGAGGACCCTCGCGTGGACGCCGAGGCGCTCGATGCTGCCCGCGACGGCGATATCGACCTCGAGACCTACCCCTGGAAGCTGTTGACCTACGAGGGGCTGGCCGAGCGGCACTACTCGCTGACCAAGGCGCAGAACCGTGGCTTCCTCAAGCGGGTCAGCCAGGCGGAACTGGAGCAGGTCTCGCGGTACCTCTTCGACACCGAGCGGTACGGCTCCGTCGAGGCGGCGATTGCCGACGTCGACCGGGCGGCCGGCTGGGACCGCATGCGGGAGGTCCGGGAGAGCCACAACGACGTGACGTTCCTCGACGAGTTCCTCACCCCCGAGTTCGTCGACGAGAACGACTACTTCACCTACGAGTACACCCACACGACGCGGGACTTCCGGGTGACCTCCTCTGAGGCCGCCGACGTCAAGAAGAAGCTGATGTTGCAGTTCACCAACTTCGGGAAGCCGACCATCGCGGTTCAGGACGGCAACTTCCGCAACCGCAACGAGCTACTCCTGGCGCACCACTACAACGGCGTCCAGCTCGACGTCCGGGAGGCCAAACAGACCCTGGAACGGGTGTTCGAGCTGTGGGGTCGGCCGGTCGCCCTGAAGACCGTCGTCAAGGAACTGGACGAACACGACATCGAGGTGGCCCGCCGCCGGGACAAGGAGCCGGAACCGACCGAGCGGGGCAAGCTCATCCGCTTCGACGGCGAGTCCTTCGAGGAGGAGGACCTCCCGGACGAGGAGATCGAGGACATCGCCGCCACGGATGTCGACTACGACACGAAACCGGACGAGTGGCTCTGA
- a CDS encoding DUF7344 domain-containing protein gives MSTTVEEAEPDLEEREIHEILRNDRRRLALETLRQHGGEATVRELSERIGTHETGEDPPPRNKRQSVYVSLHQTHLPKLDELGIVEYDPDEKDVALTNRVQQVEVYMEVVPEYGLSWGELYFGLGLLGISTVVAALVGVPGVSSISLAYLVAGYFLLQMVAAAYHVYTQQDRIVFQRLLR, from the coding sequence GTGTCGACCACGGTGGAGGAGGCCGAACCGGACCTCGAGGAGCGGGAGATCCACGAGATCCTCCGGAACGACCGCCGGCGCCTGGCGCTGGAGACGCTGCGGCAGCACGGCGGGGAGGCGACGGTCCGGGAGCTCTCGGAACGCATCGGGACCCACGAGACCGGCGAGGACCCGCCGCCGCGGAACAAGCGCCAGTCGGTGTACGTCTCGCTGCACCAGACGCACCTCCCGAAACTCGACGAACTCGGCATCGTCGAGTACGATCCCGACGAGAAGGACGTCGCCCTCACCAACCGGGTCCAGCAGGTCGAGGTGTACATGGAGGTGGTCCCGGAGTACGGACTCTCCTGGGGGGAGCTGTACTTCGGCCTGGGACTGCTGGGAATATCGACCGTCGTCGCGGCCCTGGTCGGCGTGCCCGGCGTCTCCTCGATCAGCCTCGCGTACCTCGTCGCCGGGTACTTCCTCCTCCAGATGGTCGCCGCCGCCTACCACGTCTACACGCAGCAGGACCGGATCGTCTTCCAGCGACTCCTACGATGA
- a CDS encoding secondary thiamine-phosphate synthase enzyme YjbQ: MTTFDVDTDRRTQVIDVTDRVEAALPDGASGTATVFVRHTTAGVRVNEAEPRLLGDVEAFLETVVNDEGWDHDRLDGNADSHLRALLVGASATVPVSGGSLELGTWQSVLLVECDGPRTRTVDVRV, translated from the coding sequence ATGACCACCTTCGACGTCGACACCGACCGGCGGACGCAAGTGATCGACGTCACCGACCGCGTCGAGGCGGCGCTGCCCGACGGTGCCTCGGGGACGGCGACGGTGTTCGTCCGTCACACCACGGCGGGCGTCCGCGTCAACGAGGCCGAACCGCGGCTGCTCGGCGACGTCGAGGCGTTCCTCGAGACCGTCGTCAACGACGAGGGATGGGACCACGACCGACTCGACGGCAACGCTGATTCGCACCTCCGGGCGCTCTTGGTGGGCGCCTCCGCAACCGTCCCGGTTTCGGGCGGCTCCCTCGAGTTGGGAACCTGGCAGTCGGTGCTCCTCGTCGAGTGTGACGGCCCCCGGACCAGAACCGTCGACGTGCGGGTCTGA
- a CDS encoding helix-turn-helix domain-containing protein: MRYFDLTLTPEDGAIHPVDRAIAANAAVDREAIMHFDGLGDGSAILLYRLVGDSDRLLDALSDHPDLYAHDLMDLDEEAFHLYVHVTPGDPARKLMDLAEKYALIIETPIEFIHSNSVRMTVIGDHEMLRGAIDEMPDSLTLSLDQVGTYAPDRRDMLSSLTDRQLEVFRAAVDLGYYEIPRRATHEEIADHLECAPSTVDEHLRKAESRVLQSLVG; encoded by the coding sequence ATGCGATACTTCGATTTGACCTTGACCCCCGAGGACGGCGCGATTCACCCGGTAGACCGGGCCATCGCGGCCAACGCCGCCGTCGACCGGGAGGCGATCATGCACTTCGACGGGCTGGGGGACGGCTCCGCGATACTGCTCTATCGGCTGGTGGGCGATTCGGATCGACTGCTCGACGCGCTGTCGGATCACCCCGACCTGTATGCCCACGACCTGATGGACCTCGACGAGGAGGCCTTTCACCTCTACGTCCACGTCACGCCGGGGGACCCGGCGCGAAAGCTGATGGACCTGGCCGAGAAGTACGCCCTCATCATCGAGACGCCCATCGAGTTCATCCACAGTAACTCGGTTCGGATGACCGTCATCGGCGACCACGAGATGCTCCGGGGCGCCATCGACGAGATGCCCGACTCGCTGACCCTCTCGCTCGATCAGGTCGGCACCTACGCGCCGGACCGCCGCGATATGCTCTCCTCGCTCACCGACCGACAACTGGAGGTGTTCCGGGCGGCCGTCGACCTCGGCTACTACGAGATTCCGCGGCGGGCGACCCACGAGGAGATCGCCGACCACCTCGAGTGTGCGCCCTCGACGGTCGACGAGCACCTCCGAAAAGCCGAATCGCGGGTGCTGCAGTCGCTAGTTGGCTGA
- a CDS encoding acyl-CoA carboxylase subunit beta gives MEIKIDNETDEEVAQAIATAVSEHLGRGVQLVDEGETLAEAGENWSEEGAVVTEREEAIREEVEGILSGGPERGFDKIEDLGKVFVRDRLDMIFDRIEYEDGTFARHGDDDELPADGLITGVGTIDGRKVAFTANDYTVKAGSLGQMGVEKVIRIQERAMDLGIPMLRLVDSTGARLNADEREPGDTHMDRYRGGKMFYNQCRMSGEIPQIGVLYGPDVAGSAYTPVFCDYLIMVEDIAGMAIASPRIVEAMTGEQTDMQQLGGPEVHARHSGSADLVVPDEETAAEKAKEILRLLPQNYSETPPEEPAKPPKKNPYSLDGVIPDEPNKAYDVGEVIDRVVDRDSFIEVKPEFAPELVTGLGRIDGQVVGVVANNPEHVSGAIFPDSADKGAGFVWTCDAYNIPLVYLCDTPGYMIGSQVEKEGVLRKGRKFIYATSNAQVPKFCVITRKAYGAGIYAMAGPSFGPDATLALPSAEISVMGPDAAVHALFGGQIEDMDEEAKDAFIESAKQEFDKYIDIEKQAGQMQVDELVPAGDLREQLEVRLDTYRTKQRDDRPRHHGTVFF, from the coding sequence ATGGAGATAAAAATCGACAACGAGACCGACGAGGAGGTCGCACAGGCCATCGCGACGGCCGTTTCCGAACACCTGGGCCGGGGCGTGCAACTGGTCGACGAGGGCGAGACGCTGGCGGAGGCCGGCGAGAACTGGAGCGAGGAGGGCGCCGTCGTCACCGAGCGCGAGGAGGCCATCCGCGAGGAGGTCGAGGGCATCCTCTCGGGCGGTCCCGAGCGCGGCTTCGACAAGATAGAGGACCTCGGGAAGGTGTTCGTCCGGGACCGCCTGGACATGATATTCGACCGTATCGAGTACGAGGACGGCACCTTCGCCCGCCACGGCGACGACGACGAACTCCCGGCCGACGGCCTCATAACCGGGGTCGGCACCATCGACGGCCGGAAGGTCGCCTTCACCGCCAACGACTACACCGTCAAGGCGGGGTCGCTCGGGCAGATGGGCGTCGAGAAGGTCATCCGAATCCAGGAGCGTGCGATGGACCTGGGTATCCCGATGCTCCGACTCGTCGACTCGACGGGCGCCCGCCTCAACGCCGACGAGCGGGAACCCGGCGACACCCACATGGACCGCTACCGGGGCGGCAAGATGTTCTACAACCAGTGTCGGATGTCCGGCGAGATCCCCCAGATCGGCGTCCTGTACGGTCCCGACGTCGCGGGCTCGGCGTACACGCCCGTCTTCTGTGACTACCTCATCATGGTCGAGGACATCGCCGGCATGGCCATCGCCTCCCCGCGCATCGTCGAGGCGATGACCGGCGAACAGACCGACATGCAGCAACTCGGCGGCCCGGAGGTCCACGCCAGACACTCCGGCAGCGCCGACCTCGTCGTGCCCGACGAGGAGACGGCCGCCGAGAAGGCCAAGGAAATCCTCCGCCTGCTCCCGCAGAACTACTCCGAGACACCGCCCGAGGAACCCGCGAAGCCGCCGAAGAAGAACCCCTACAGCCTCGACGGCGTCATCCCCGACGAACCGAACAAGGCCTACGACGTCGGCGAGGTCATCGACCGCGTCGTCGACCGGGACTCGTTCATCGAGGTAAAGCCCGAGTTCGCCCCCGAACTCGTCACCGGTCTCGGCCGCATCGACGGCCAGGTCGTCGGCGTCGTCGCCAACAACCCCGAGCACGTCTCCGGCGCCATCTTCCCCGATTCGGCCGACAAGGGCGCTGGCTTCGTGTGGACCTGCGACGCCTACAACATCCCGCTCGTTTACCTCTGTGACACGCCGGGCTACATGATTGGCTCGCAGGTCGAAAAGGAGGGCGTCCTCCGGAAGGGCCGGAAGTTCATCTACGCCACCTCCAACGCCCAGGTGCCGAAGTTCTGCGTCATCACGCGGAAGGCCTACGGCGCCGGCATCTACGCGATGGCCGGTCCCTCCTTCGGCCCGGACGCGACGCTGGCGCTCCCGTCGGCCGAAATCTCGGTCATGGGGCCCGACGCCGCCGTTCACGCGCTGTTCGGCGGCCAGATCGAGGACATGGACGAGGAGGCCAAGGACGCCTTCATCGAGTCGGCCAAACAGGAGTTCGACAAGTACATCGACATCGAAAAGCAGGCCGGCCAGATGCAGGTCGACGAACTCGTCCCCGCCGGCGACCTCCGCGAGCAACTGGAGGTCCGGCTGGACACCTACCGGACCAAGCAGCGCGACGACCGACCCCGTCACCACGGCACCGTCTTCTTCTGA